The sequence GGAGGGCGGCTCGGGGCCGGTGGGGCCGCCGGGATACCCCTGGCTGCCGGGGTGCCCGGGGGCGGAGAGGTACGCGGGCCCTGAGGGGTGTGCAGGACCCGCGGGATAGGGGGTGTGCGGGGGGTGCGAGGGACCGGTGGGCATACGGGGTCCCGGAGGCCGGGGCCCGAACGGCTGCCACTGCTGGTCGCTCATGCCGTGATCCCCCTCTCTTCGAGTGCGAGCTTCATCGAACGGAGTGCGTAGAAGACCCGGGACCGCACGGTGCCGCTGGGTATGCCGAGCACCTCGGCCGCCTCGTTCACCGTACGTCCCCGGAAGTAGGTCTCGACCAATGCTTCCCGGTGCGCGGGCGTCAAATCGTCGAGCGCGTCCGAGAGCGTCATCAGCCACAGCGCCTTGTCGATCTCGTCCTCCGCGGGAATGACCTCCAGCGGCGACGGATCGACCTCGCGCGGCCGGGCCTGCCGGCTGCGGTGGCCGTCGATGACGATGCGCCGGGCGACCGTCACCAGCCAGGGGCGGACGGAGCCGGTGGCCCGGTTGAGCCGGCCGGCGTTCTTCCAGGCACGGATGAGCGTCTCCTGCACCACGTCCTCGGCCCGTTGGCGGTCGCCCGCCACGAGTCTGAGGACATACGCGAGCAGCGGCCCGGCATGTTCGCGGTAGAGCGCCCGCATCAGCTCCTCGTCGGGTATCCCGTCGGAAGGCGTGGGCGGCTCACTGCGATGTCGAGCCCTGTGCGGACGGTCATCGGCCACGGCCGCATCCTTGCGCACCCGAACCTCCTGGTCGAGACCCTGAATGGAGCTCTTCGGGCATGGATACGGGGGCGGGCGCAGGATCATTCAACGTCGCTTCATATTTCTTTCGCCGAGATCCTCCTGGGCTGCTCGCCCGCCGCCGTGGTGGCGGGCGCCCCGGCTGTCGTGGCGGCGGGCGCGGAGGCCGTACGGCGGCGGTGCCGGGCGACCCGTTCGCGGTTGCCGCAGACCTCGCCGGAGCACCATCGCCTCCGGGCTCCGCGCGAGGTGTCCAGGTAGAGCCGGTGGCAAGAGGCGCCCGCACAGCGGCGCAGCGCTCCCCGCGCCACCGGGTCGGTGAGCAGGTCCACCGCGTCCCGCGCCACGACCGCGAGGAGGCCCGCGCAGTCGGGTTCGGCGCTCAGGGTCCGTACCAGCGCACCGCCCTCGCCCGGCACCGCGCGCGGGCCCGGCGGGGCCGCGGCGGCCAGGGAGTTGACCCGATCGAGGGCCTTCTCGTAGGCGGGTGAGGCGAGTTGAGGGTCCTGGTGGCCAACCTGCTGGCATACGTTGTCCAGTTGGGCCGACACCAGCAGGTCCAGGTCCGTGCGCAGCTCCCGGAACCGGGTCAGCCAGGTGGCGTCCAGGGCGGTCAGGGCGGTGCCCGGCGGGACGAGGCGGGCGGCGGTCAGCCAGTCGGCGAGCCGTCCCGGCCCGTCCAGCTGTTCCCGGGCGCGGGGCGTCCCGCCGCCGGGCCCGGTGGCCACC is a genomic window of Streptomyces sp. SID8374 containing:
- a CDS encoding sigma-70 family RNA polymerase sigma factor, coding for MRKDAAVADDRPHRARHRSEPPTPSDGIPDEELMRALYREHAGPLLAYVLRLVAGDRQRAEDVVQETLIRAWKNAGRLNRATGSVRPWLVTVARRIVIDGHRSRQARPREVDPSPLEVIPAEDEIDKALWLMTLSDALDDLTPAHREALVETYFRGRTVNEAAEVLGIPSGTVRSRVFYALRSMKLALEERGITA
- a CDS encoding CGNR zinc finger domain-containing protein, with the protein product MAAGRGAYVWRFDSGRICLDLVATGPGGGTPRAREQLDGPGRLADWLTAARLVPPGTALTALDATWLTRFRELRTDLDLLVSAQLDNVCQQVGHQDPQLASPAYEKALDRVNSLAAAAPPGPRAVPGEGGALVRTLSAEPDCAGLLAVVARDAVDLLTDPVARGALRRCAGASCHRLYLDTSRGARRRWCSGEVCGNRERVARHRRRTASAPAATTAGAPATTAAGEQPRRISAKEI